A genomic stretch from Helianthus annuus cultivar XRQ/B chromosome 1, HanXRQr2.0-SUNRISE, whole genome shotgun sequence includes:
- the LOC110944336 gene encoding protein NUCLEAR FUSION DEFECTIVE 6, mitochondrial isoform X1: MAASVVARSLLRSASTSVRASAPRISGCTRTFRSRKPLSHRIFRSPVEMSCVTVESLFPFHTATASALLTSMLSTAPCRYGWLIDVCFHAVCKSCTIPSKLKCHMGKWIPLSINISNMILSSGIVLRFRCCCLMMLMMTRMHAHIGLDEALVT; this comes from the exons ATGGCGGCATCCGTCGTAGCCAGGTCCCTCCTCCGTTCAGCCTCCACCTCCGTCAGAGCATCAGCCCCTAGAATCTCTGGCTGTACACGCACCTTCCGCTCTCGAAAACCCCTTTCTCATCGCATTTTCAG GTCACCTGTAGAGATGAGTTGTGTTACTGTGGAATCATTATTTCCCTTCCACACAGCCACTGCTTCTGCATTGCTCACTTCAATGCTTTCAACTGCTCCCTGTAGATATGGTTGGCTCATTGATG TTTGTTTCCATGCTGTGTGTAAATCATGCACTATTCCATCCAAGCTAAAGTGCCACATGGGTAAATGGATTCCACTTTCTATAAATATATCTAATATG ATTCTTAGCTCTGGGATTGTACTGAGATTTAG gtgctgttgtttgatgatgttgatgatgactaggatgcatgctcacataggattggacgaggccttggTGACTTAA
- the LOC110944336 gene encoding protein NUCLEAR FUSION DEFECTIVE 6, mitochondrial isoform X2, whose translation MAASVVARSLLRSASTSVRASAPRISGCTRTFRSRKPLSHRIFRSPVEMSCVTVESLFPFHTATASALLTSMLSTAPCRYGWLIDVCFHAVCKSCTIPSKLKCHMGKWIPLSINISNMVLLFDDVDDD comes from the exons ATGGCGGCATCCGTCGTAGCCAGGTCCCTCCTCCGTTCAGCCTCCACCTCCGTCAGAGCATCAGCCCCTAGAATCTCTGGCTGTACACGCACCTTCCGCTCTCGAAAACCCCTTTCTCATCGCATTTTCAG GTCACCTGTAGAGATGAGTTGTGTTACTGTGGAATCATTATTTCCCTTCCACACAGCCACTGCTTCTGCATTGCTCACTTCAATGCTTTCAACTGCTCCCTGTAGATATGGTTGGCTCATTGATG TTTGTTTCCATGCTGTGTGTAAATCATGCACTATTCCATCCAAGCTAAAGTGCCACATGGGTAAATGGATTCCACTTTCTATAAATATATCTAATATG gtgctgttgtttgatgatgttgatgatgactag
- the LOC110944336 gene encoding protein NUCLEAR FUSION DEFECTIVE 6, mitochondrial isoform X3 — protein sequence MAASVVARSLLRSASTSVRASAPRISGCTRTFRSRKPLSHRIFRSPVEMSCVTVESLFPFHTATASALLTSMLSTAPCRYGWLIDVCFHAVCKSCTIPSKLKCHMGAVV from the exons ATGGCGGCATCCGTCGTAGCCAGGTCCCTCCTCCGTTCAGCCTCCACCTCCGTCAGAGCATCAGCCCCTAGAATCTCTGGCTGTACACGCACCTTCCGCTCTCGAAAACCCCTTTCTCATCGCATTTTCAG GTCACCTGTAGAGATGAGTTGTGTTACTGTGGAATCATTATTTCCCTTCCACACAGCCACTGCTTCTGCATTGCTCACTTCAATGCTTTCAACTGCTCCCTGTAGATATGGTTGGCTCATTGATG TTTGTTTCCATGCTGTGTGTAAATCATGCACTATTCCATCCAAGCTAAAGTGCCACATGG gtgctgttgtttga